A single region of the Variovorax paradoxus genome encodes:
- the pstC gene encoding phosphate ABC transporter permease subunit PstC gives MSSTPLQDAPHSSLPERPVSSTFPASASALDLAAERGRATAPPPAKAPRSGPMADRLFGWAAKGAALLTLAMLVGILLSLIAGAWPAISKYGPGFLTSSVWDPVQNEYGGLVMIYGTLATSIIALVIAVPVSFGIALFLTELSPGWLKRPLGTAIELLAAVPSIVYGMWGLLVFGPILSTWVQQPLQKLLAGVPYLGALVSGPPVGIGILSAGIILAIMIIPFIASVMRDVFEVTPPLLKESAYGLGSTTWEVVSKVVLPYTKAGVIGGIMLGLGRALGETMAVTFVIGNMNQLNSLSVFEAANSITSALANEFAEAGAGLHQAALMYLGLVLFFITFVVLTLSKVLLAQMKKSEGTKS, from the coding sequence ATGAGCAGCACACCGCTCCAGGATGCGCCGCATTCGTCATTGCCGGAGCGACCCGTGTCATCCACTTTTCCTGCTTCCGCATCCGCGCTCGACCTCGCTGCCGAGCGCGGCCGCGCCACTGCTCCACCGCCCGCCAAGGCACCGCGCTCCGGCCCCATGGCCGACCGCCTGTTCGGCTGGGCCGCCAAGGGCGCCGCGTTGCTCACGCTCGCAATGCTGGTCGGCATCCTGCTGTCGCTGATCGCCGGCGCATGGCCCGCCATTTCGAAATACGGCCCGGGCTTTCTCACCAGCAGCGTGTGGGACCCGGTGCAGAACGAGTACGGCGGCCTGGTCATGATCTACGGCACGCTGGCCACCTCGATCATCGCGCTGGTGATTGCGGTGCCGGTGAGCTTCGGCATTGCCCTGTTTCTTACCGAGCTTTCGCCCGGCTGGCTCAAGCGCCCGCTGGGCACCGCCATCGAGCTGCTCGCCGCGGTGCCGTCCATCGTGTACGGCATGTGGGGCCTGCTCGTGTTCGGCCCGATTCTTTCCACCTGGGTGCAGCAGCCGCTGCAGAAGCTGCTTGCCGGCGTGCCTTACCTCGGCGCACTGGTGTCGGGCCCGCCGGTGGGCATCGGCATTCTGTCGGCCGGCATCATCCTTGCGATCATGATCATTCCGTTTATTGCCTCGGTGATGCGCGATGTGTTCGAGGTAACGCCGCCGCTGCTCAAGGAGTCGGCCTACGGGCTCGGCTCGACGACCTGGGAAGTGGTCTCGAAGGTTGTGCTGCCCTACACAAAGGCCGGCGTCATCGGCGGCATCATGCTCGGCCTTGGCCGGGCGCTGGGCGAAACGATGGCGGTCACCTTCGTGATCGGCAACATGAACCAGCTCAATTCGCTGTCGGTGTTCGAGGCTGCCAACAGCATTACCTCGGCGCTTGCCAACGAGTTTGCCGAAGCCGGCGCCGGCCTGCACCAAGCCGCGCTGATGTACCTGGGCCTGGTGCTGTTCTTCATTACCTTCGTGGTGCTGACGCTCTCCAAGGTGCTGCTGGCCCAGATGAAGAAGAGCGAAGGGACCAAGTCATGA
- the pstA gene encoding phosphate ABC transporter permease PstA — protein MNTSTAQNLLSAKALAETRQAKFASRKRVNQIALTLSLAAMMFGVFWLIWILWETLRLGLGGLALATFTEMTPPPNEAGGIANAIFGSFVMVALATFVGTPIGIMAGIYLAEYNPKGWLSSVTRFVNDILLSAPSIVIGLFVYAVVVAYFKTFSGLAGALSLALIVIPVVIRTTENMLQLVPPGLREAAYALGTPKWKVILSITLRAARAGVVTGVLLAVARIAGETAPLLFTALNNQFWTADLSQPMASLPVTIFKFAMSPYENWQQLAWAGVFLITVAVLALNILARVLTRNKL, from the coding sequence ATGAATACGAGCACTGCCCAAAACCTGCTGAGCGCCAAGGCGCTCGCCGAAACCCGTCAGGCCAAATTCGCCTCGCGCAAGCGCGTCAACCAGATCGCGCTCACGCTGTCGCTCGCCGCGATGATGTTCGGCGTGTTCTGGCTCATCTGGATCCTGTGGGAAACGCTGCGCCTGGGCCTTGGCGGCCTGGCGCTTGCCACGTTCACCGAAATGACCCCGCCGCCGAACGAGGCGGGCGGCATCGCCAACGCGATCTTCGGCTCGTTCGTGATGGTGGCGCTGGCCACCTTCGTGGGCACGCCGATCGGCATCATGGCCGGCATCTACCTGGCCGAGTACAACCCCAAGGGCTGGCTCTCGTCGGTCACGCGCTTCGTGAACGACATCCTGCTGTCGGCCCCGTCGATCGTGATCGGCCTCTTCGTGTATGCCGTGGTAGTGGCGTACTTCAAGACCTTCTCGGGCCTGGCGGGTGCGCTCTCGCTGGCCCTGATCGTGATTCCGGTGGTGATTCGCACCACCGAGAACATGCTGCAACTGGTGCCGCCGGGCCTGCGCGAAGCGGCCTATGCACTTGGCACGCCGAAGTGGAAGGTGATCCTGAGCATCACGCTGCGCGCCGCGCGTGCCGGTGTGGTCACGGGTGTGCTGCTGGCCGTGGCACGCATTGCCGGCGAAACCGCACCGCTGCTCTTCACCGCGCTGAACAACCAGTTCTGGACCGCCGACCTGAGCCAGCCGATGGCCAGCCTGCCGGTGACGATCTTCAAGTTTGCGATGAGCCCGTACGAGAACTGGCAACAGCTGGCCTGGGCCGGCGTGTTCCTGATCACCGTGGCCGTGCTTGCCCTCAACATCCTGGCGCGCGTTCTTACGCGCAACAAACTCTGA
- the pstB gene encoding phosphate ABC transporter ATP-binding protein PstB, translating to MPNTVAQPSRSKISVKDLNFYYGKFHALKGINLEIPENKVTAFIGPSGCGKSTLLRTFNRMFELYPEQRAEGTIALDGENLLTSKQDVALIRAKVGMVFQKPTPFPMSIYDNIAFGVKLFENLSASEMDDRVEWALKKAALWTEVRDKLQQSGSGLSGGQQQRLCIARGIAIKPEVLLLDEPCSALDPISTAKIEELIAELKNEYTVVIVTHNMQQAARCSDYTAYMYLGDLIEFGATEQMFFKPQRKETEDYITGRFG from the coding sequence ATGCCAAACACCGTCGCACAACCGTCGCGCTCGAAGATCTCGGTCAAGGACCTGAACTTCTATTACGGCAAGTTCCACGCGCTCAAGGGCATCAACCTCGAGATTCCCGAGAACAAGGTCACGGCCTTCATCGGTCCGTCGGGCTGCGGCAAGTCGACCCTGCTGCGCACCTTCAACCGCATGTTCGAGCTCTACCCGGAGCAGCGCGCCGAAGGCACCATTGCGCTGGACGGCGAGAACCTGCTCACCTCCAAGCAGGACGTGGCCCTGATCCGCGCAAAGGTCGGCATGGTGTTCCAGAAGCCCACGCCGTTCCCGATGTCGATCTACGACAACATCGCCTTCGGCGTGAAGCTGTTCGAGAACCTGAGCGCCAGCGAAATGGACGACCGCGTCGAGTGGGCCCTGAAGAAGGCCGCCCTCTGGACCGAAGTGCGCGACAAGCTGCAGCAAAGCGGCTCGGGCCTTTCGGGCGGCCAGCAGCAGCGCCTGTGCATTGCGCGCGGCATTGCCATCAAGCCCGAAGTGCTGCTGCTCGACGAGCCGTGCTCCGCCCTCGACCCGATTTCGACCGCGAAGATCGAAGAGTTGATCGCCGAGCTGAAAAACGAGTACACCGTGGTCATCGTGACGCACAACATGCAGCAGGCCGCACGCTGCAGTGACTACACCGCGTACATGTACCTGGGCGACCTGATCGAGTTCGGCGCGACGGAGCAGATGTTCTTCAAGCCGCAGCGCAAGGAGACCGAGGACTACATTACCGGCCGTTTCGGCTGA
- the phoU gene encoding phosphate signaling complex protein PhoU — MTEKHLSSQFDSELNGVSSRVMELGGMVEAQIHQAVYALLQFDPEAADRVMETEHRVNAMEIEIDRELSSIIARRQPTARDLRLLIAISKTTANLERVGDEANKIARMVKSIIESGSARALPSNELRIAADLASGLLRTALDAFARLDTAAALSILKDDDLIDKEFDGFVRKLVTYMMEDPRTISASLDLLFLAKAIERIGDHAKNIAEFIIYIVKGADVRHTSMQEIESALQ; from the coding sequence ATGACTGAAAAACATCTCTCCAGCCAGTTCGACAGCGAACTCAACGGCGTTTCGTCGCGCGTGATGGAACTCGGCGGCATGGTCGAGGCGCAAATCCACCAGGCGGTGTACGCGCTGCTGCAGTTCGACCCCGAGGCGGCCGACCGCGTGATGGAAACCGAGCACCGCGTCAACGCGATGGAGATCGAGATCGACCGCGAGCTGTCGTCGATCATTGCGCGGCGCCAGCCGACCGCGCGCGACCTGCGCCTTCTGATCGCCATCTCCAAGACCACCGCCAACCTGGAGCGCGTGGGCGACGAGGCCAACAAGATCGCACGCATGGTCAAGTCGATCATCGAGAGCGGCTCGGCCCGCGCGCTGCCGTCGAACGAACTGCGCATTGCCGCCGACCTGGCCTCGGGCCTGCTGCGCACCGCGCTCGACGCGTTTGCGCGCCTGGACACGGCCGCCGCGCTGTCGATCCTGAAGGACGACGACCTGATCGACAAGGAGTTCGACGGCTTCGTGCGCAAGCTGGTCACCTACATGATGGAAGACCCGCGCACCATCTCGGCCAGCCTCGACCTGCTGTTCCTGGCCAAGGCCATCGAACGCATCGGCGACCACGCCAAGAACATCGCCGAGTTCATCATCTACATCGTCAAGGGCGCCGATGTGCGGCACACTTCGATGCAGGAAATCGAATCGGCGCTGCAGTAA
- the phoB gene encoding phosphate regulon transcriptional regulator PhoB, with product MKKPRVLIVEDESSIAELIAVNLRHNGFEPIWSEDGAAAQREIDAFLPDLILLDWMLPGQSGLQLARQWRKDARTKAIPILMLTARGDEPDKVAGLDAGADDYITKPFSTQEMLARIRAVLRRRAPEVVAERVEIGELALDTATHRVTWQGNALKVGPTEFKLLAYLMQHAERVHSRAQLLDKVWGDHVYIEERTVDVHVKRLRESLGAAAPMVETVRGAGYRLTAQVTV from the coding sequence ATGAAGAAACCCCGAGTCCTGATCGTCGAAGACGAGTCGTCGATCGCCGAGCTGATCGCCGTCAACCTGCGCCACAACGGCTTCGAGCCGATCTGGTCGGAAGATGGTGCCGCAGCCCAGCGCGAGATCGACGCTTTCCTGCCGGACCTGATCCTGCTCGACTGGATGCTGCCGGGCCAGAGCGGCCTGCAGCTCGCCCGCCAGTGGCGCAAGGACGCGCGCACCAAGGCAATCCCGATCCTGATGCTGACCGCGCGCGGCGACGAGCCCGACAAGGTGGCCGGCCTGGACGCAGGCGCCGACGACTACATCACCAAGCCGTTCTCCACCCAGGAAATGCTCGCGCGCATCCGCGCCGTGCTGCGCCGCCGCGCGCCCGAGGTGGTGGCCGAGCGTGTCGAAATCGGCGAGCTCGCGCTCGACACCGCCACGCATCGCGTCACCTGGCAGGGCAACGCGCTCAAGGTCGGGCCGACGGAATTCAAGCTGCTGGCGTACCTGATGCAGCATGCCGAGCGCGTGCACAGCCGTGCGCAGTTGCTCGACAAGGTTTGGGGCGACCATGTCTACATCGAGGAACGCACGGTCGACGTGCACGTCAAGCGCCTGCGCGAATCGCTGGGTGCCGCGGCACCCATGGTCGAAACCGTGCGCGGTGCCGGCTATCGCCTGACGGCCCAAGTCACGGTTTGA
- the phoR gene encoding phosphate regulon sensor histidine kinase PhoR gives MPFRIATFLIASIAFGLGAGAIFGWKFGWLGAWLGAVLWLAMDAWRAERLLRVLRNNASGLPTRGAGVWGELAERIRKLLREREQQTRQAEERLQEFLAAIQASPNGVILLDEQGRIEWCNQTAAAQFGINAERDLLQHLANLVRDPAFVAYLASWNYSRDVVIDASGHGQAQQRSHPVRLSVQVHPYAGNRRMLLTRDITAVEQAEAMRRDFVANVSHEIRTPLTVLAGFVETLQNLPLDAEERTRYLSLMSQQSHRMETLVNDLLTLSRLEGSAPPSGSQWIRIRALLAQCEDEGRGLSGRLVPQGHRLTFTIEAESEISGAPTELQSAMSNLLTNAIRYTPGGGEVAVTWRLLPDGRGEYAVRDTGPGIAAEHIPRLTERFYRIDRSRSRETGGTGLGLAIVKHIAQRHGAELRIESTVGKGSRFALVFPPNRVREARLLAK, from the coding sequence ATGCCTTTCCGTATTGCTACTTTTCTTATAGCGTCCATCGCTTTTGGCTTGGGCGCTGGAGCCATTTTTGGCTGGAAGTTCGGATGGCTGGGCGCCTGGCTGGGCGCGGTGCTCTGGCTCGCGATGGATGCATGGCGGGCCGAGCGGCTGCTGAGGGTGCTGCGCAACAACGCATCGGGGCTACCGACGCGCGGGGCCGGCGTATGGGGCGAGCTCGCAGAACGCATCCGCAAGCTGCTGCGCGAGCGCGAGCAGCAGACCCGGCAGGCCGAAGAGCGCCTTCAGGAGTTTCTGGCGGCCATCCAGGCCTCTCCCAACGGCGTGATCCTGCTCGACGAGCAGGGCCGAATCGAATGGTGCAACCAGACGGCGGCCGCCCAGTTCGGCATCAATGCCGAGCGCGACCTTCTGCAGCACCTTGCCAACCTGGTGCGCGACCCGGCCTTCGTGGCCTACCTGGCCTCGTGGAACTACAGCCGCGACGTCGTCATCGATGCCTCGGGCCACGGCCAGGCGCAGCAGCGCAGCCATCCGGTTCGGCTTTCGGTGCAGGTGCACCCTTATGCCGGCAACCGCCGCATGCTGCTCACTCGCGACATCACCGCGGTCGAGCAGGCGGAGGCGATGCGGCGCGATTTCGTCGCCAATGTTTCGCATGAAATCCGCACGCCGCTCACGGTGCTGGCCGGCTTTGTCGAAACGCTGCAGAACCTTCCGCTCGATGCGGAGGAGCGCACAAGGTATCTCTCGCTGATGAGCCAGCAGTCGCACCGCATGGAAACGCTGGTGAACGACCTGCTGACGCTCTCGCGCCTCGAAGGCAGCGCGCCGCCTTCGGGCAGCCAGTGGATCCGCATTCGCGCGCTGCTTGCGCAGTGCGAAGACGAAGGGCGCGGATTGTCCGGCCGGCTGGTGCCGCAGGGGCACCGGCTTACCTTCACCATCGAGGCCGAATCCGAAATCTCGGGTGCGCCGACCGAACTGCAAAGCGCCATGTCGAACCTGCTGACCAACGCCATTCGCTACACGCCCGGCGGGGGCGAAGTGGCGGTGACCTGGCGGCTGCTGCCCGACGGGCGCGGTGAATACGCGGTGCGCGACACCGGCCCCGGCATTGCCGCCGAGCACATTCCTCGCCTGACGGAGCGCTTCTACCGAATCGACCGCAGCCGCTCGCGCGAGACCGGCGGCACCGGGCTGGGGCTGGCCATCGTCAAGCACATTGCGCAGCGGCACGGGGCTGAACTGCGCATCGAAAGCACCGTAGGCAAGGGCTCCCGCTTCGCCCTCGTTTTTCCGCCGAACCGGGTGCGGGAAGCGCGGCTGCTAGCGAAGTGA
- a CDS encoding MATE family efflux transporter, with product MAGERGLIARHAGTVLVGQLAVMAFGVTDTIVAGRYAESALAALSVGAAVFISVFVSLMGVLQALLPVWAELHGADRRSEVGRSVRQSLYLSAITIAIGMAVLLFPGAVLRWTQVPPEMRAGVEAYLAVLAFALPPALLFRLFSTLNQSLGKPQVVTWLQLGSLFVKLPLSIWFTFGGAGLPAMGLVGCAWATLCVNWAMLACAAWLLRNSSFYKDYRLWERIEAPDWRQIRQFASLGIPGGLAVLVEVTSFTLMALFIARLGTAAAAAHQIASNLLAVAYMVPLSLAIATSARVSFWLGAGHAARARRACRMGFELTALCALFFAGAMVALRFKLAHVYSDNPAVVAIAAALLLVVAVYHFADALQTLCVFVLRCYRVTLAPLVIYCTLLWGLGLGGSYLLAYRGLGPWPAMQSPLAFWLMGSGALTVTAVLFGALLRWTMQRSLR from the coding sequence GTGGCTGGCGAAAGAGGTCTGATCGCGCGGCACGCCGGCACGGTGCTGGTCGGCCAACTGGCCGTGATGGCATTCGGCGTGACCGACACCATCGTGGCCGGCCGCTATGCCGAAAGCGCCCTCGCCGCGCTGTCGGTGGGCGCGGCCGTCTTCATCAGCGTGTTCGTCTCGCTGATGGGTGTGCTGCAGGCGCTGCTGCCGGTGTGGGCCGAACTGCACGGCGCCGACCGCAGGAGCGAAGTCGGCCGCTCGGTGCGGCAGTCGCTTTACCTGAGTGCCATCACCATAGCCATCGGCATGGCGGTGCTGCTGTTCCCCGGCGCCGTGTTGCGCTGGACCCAGGTGCCTCCCGAAATGCGAGCCGGCGTGGAGGCCTATCTGGCGGTGCTGGCCTTTGCGCTACCACCTGCCCTGCTCTTTCGCTTGTTCAGCACGCTGAACCAGAGCCTTGGCAAGCCGCAGGTAGTGACCTGGCTGCAGCTCGGCTCGCTGTTCGTGAAGCTGCCGCTGTCGATTTGGTTCACCTTTGGCGGCGCGGGCTTGCCGGCCATGGGCCTGGTGGGCTGCGCCTGGGCCACGCTGTGCGTGAACTGGGCCATGCTGGCATGTGCGGCATGGCTTCTGCGCAACAGTTCCTTCTACAAGGACTACCGGCTGTGGGAACGCATCGAGGCGCCCGACTGGCGGCAGATCCGCCAGTTTGCAAGCCTTGGCATTCCCGGCGGGCTGGCGGTGCTGGTGGAAGTGACCTCGTTCACCTTGATGGCGCTGTTCATCGCCCGCCTCGGCACGGCCGCGGCCGCCGCGCACCAGATTGCCTCCAACCTGCTGGCGGTGGCCTACATGGTGCCGCTTTCGCTGGCCATTGCCACGAGCGCACGTGTGAGCTTCTGGCTGGGCGCCGGCCATGCTGCCAGGGCCCGCCGCGCCTGCCGCATGGGGTTTGAACTCACCGCCCTGTGCGCGCTGTTCTTCGCTGGTGCCATGGTGGCATTGCGCTTCAAGCTGGCCCACGTTTATTCGGACAACCCGGCAGTGGTGGCAATTGCCGCGGCGTTGCTGCTGGTGGTGGCGGTCTATCACTTTGCCGATGCGCTGCAAACGCTGTGCGTCTTCGTGCTGCGCTGCTACCGCGTCACGCTGGCGCCGCTCGTCATCTATTGCACGCTGCTATGGGGCCTGGGCCTTGGCGGCAGCTATCTGCTGGCCTACCGCGGCCTGGGGCCCTGGCCCGCGATGCAGTCGCCGCTGGCGTTCTGGCTCATGGGTTCCGGCGCGCTCACGGTCACTGCCGTGCTGTTTGGCGCCCTGCTGCGGTGGACGATGCAGCGTTCACTTCGCTAG
- a CDS encoding type B 50S ribosomal protein L31, with protein MAKEGIHPNYREVLFVDMSNGFKFVTRSCANTKEMGKTDDGRELPLFKLDTTSESHPFYTGTQKSVDNMGGRVEKFRNRFGKTTGAASK; from the coding sequence ATGGCAAAAGAAGGCATTCACCCGAATTACCGCGAAGTTCTGTTCGTCGACATGTCGAACGGCTTCAAGTTCGTGACCCGTTCGTGCGCGAACACCAAGGAAATGGGCAAGACCGACGACGGCCGCGAACTGCCGCTGTTCAAGCTCGACACCACGAGCGAATCGCACCCGTTCTACACCGGCACGCAAAAGTCGGTCGACAACATGGGTGGTCGCGTCGAGAAGTTCCGCAACCGCTTCGGCAAGACGACCGGCGCTGCTTCCAAGTAA
- a CDS encoding oxidoreductase, with translation MTSRTLRAGLVGYGFAGQTFHAPVLSAVPGLELGAVASSQPQKVNADWPNAAVMPDVEALVARPDIDLVVVATPNALHYPVAKAALEAGKHVVVDKPFTLDVAEARDLEALARRNNRLLAVYQNRRFDADYLTLKDVLASGELGRPVYLESHFDRFRPEVRDRWREQKVPGAGLWVDLGAHLVDQAVQLFGKPDSLQLDTAALRDGAQVEDYFHAVLRYESGPHAPLRVVLHATTLAAHAAPRYIVHGTRGSYIKHGVDPQEDALRAGQRPPMAGWGADPQDGELVVPGSDGGEPQRRIWPTRAGNYVDYYAAVRHAILGNGPNPVPPEQAVALMELLDIGQQSAAEGRAIRIVERP, from the coding sequence ATGACCTCCAGAACCTTGCGCGCCGGCCTCGTCGGCTACGGCTTTGCCGGCCAGACCTTCCATGCGCCCGTGCTTTCGGCCGTGCCGGGGCTTGAGCTAGGGGCCGTCGCCAGCTCGCAGCCGCAAAAAGTCAATGCCGACTGGCCGAATGCAGCCGTTATGCCCGATGTGGAGGCACTGGTAGCCCGGCCGGACATCGACCTGGTGGTGGTCGCCACCCCGAACGCGCTGCATTATCCGGTTGCCAAGGCGGCGCTGGAAGCCGGCAAACACGTGGTGGTGGACAAGCCTTTCACCCTCGACGTGGCCGAGGCCCGGGATCTGGAAGCGTTGGCTCGGCGCAACAACCGGTTGCTGGCGGTTTACCAGAACCGGCGCTTCGACGCCGACTACCTCACGCTCAAGGACGTGCTGGCCAGTGGTGAATTGGGCCGCCCGGTGTACCTCGAATCGCATTTCGACCGCTTTCGCCCCGAGGTTCGGGACCGCTGGCGCGAGCAGAAGGTGCCCGGCGCTGGCCTGTGGGTCGACCTGGGTGCGCATCTGGTCGACCAGGCTGTCCAACTGTTTGGAAAGCCCGACTCGCTGCAGCTCGACACCGCGGCGCTGCGCGACGGGGCGCAGGTCGAAGACTACTTTCATGCCGTGCTGCGCTACGAAAGCGGTCCGCACGCGCCGCTGCGCGTGGTGCTCCACGCCACGACGCTGGCGGCCCATGCGGCGCCGCGCTACATCGTTCACGGCACGCGCGGCAGCTACATCAAGCATGGCGTCGATCCGCAGGAAGACGCGCTGCGCGCCGGACAGCGGCCGCCCATGGCGGGGTGGGGCGCTGACCCGCAAGACGGCGAACTCGTGGTGCCCGGCAGCGACGGCGGCGAGCCGCAACGCCGTATCTGGCCCACGCGGGCCGGCAACTACGTCGACTACTACGCTGCGGTGCGCCACGCGATCCTTGGCAATGGCCCGAATCCGGTGCCTCCAGAGCAGGCCGTCGCGCTGATGGAATTGCTCGACATCGGCCAGCAGAGCGCGGCCGAGGGGCGGGCGATTCGCATCGTCGAACGCCCATGA
- the rho gene encoding transcription termination factor Rho: MHLNELKALHVSEVLKQAEALEIENVGRMRKQELMFAIIKKRAKAGEQVFADGVLEILPDGFGFLRSPDTSFTASTDDIYISPSQVRRFNLHTGDMIEGEVRTPKDGERYFALTKLDKVNDGPPEQNKHKVMFENLTPLFPKEQMKLERDGIKSDENITGRIIDIIAPIGKGQRALLVAPPKSGKTVMMQHIAHAISANYPEVHMMVLLVDERPEEVTEMQRTVKGEVIASTFDEPAARHVHVAEMVIERAKRLVELKKDVVILLDSITRLARAYNNVVPSSGKVLTGGVDSNALQRPKRFLGAARNVEEGGSLTIIGTALIDTGSRMDEVIFEEFKGTGNSEIHLDRRLYEKRVFPSIQLNRSGTRREELLLAPEILQKTRILRQLMYNMDEIESMELMLKNMKATKTNVEFFDMMRRGG, encoded by the coding sequence ATGCACTTAAACGAACTCAAGGCACTCCACGTGTCTGAAGTCCTCAAGCAGGCTGAAGCGCTTGAGATCGAAAACGTCGGCCGCATGCGCAAGCAAGAGCTGATGTTCGCGATCATCAAGAAGCGCGCCAAGGCCGGCGAGCAGGTCTTCGCCGACGGCGTGCTCGAAATCCTGCCCGACGGCTTCGGCTTTCTGCGCAGCCCGGACACCAGCTTCACGGCCAGCACCGACGACATCTACATCTCGCCGAGCCAGGTGCGCCGCTTCAACCTGCACACCGGCGACATGATCGAAGGCGAAGTGCGCACGCCCAAGGACGGCGAGCGCTACTTCGCGCTGACCAAGCTCGACAAGGTCAACGACGGTCCGCCCGAGCAGAACAAGCACAAGGTGATGTTCGAGAACCTGACGCCGCTGTTCCCCAAGGAGCAGATGAAGCTCGAGCGCGACGGCATCAAGAGCGACGAGAACATCACGGGCCGGATCATCGACATCATCGCCCCCATCGGCAAAGGCCAGCGCGCCCTGCTGGTGGCGCCGCCCAAGAGCGGCAAGACGGTGATGATGCAGCACATCGCCCACGCCATCAGCGCCAACTACCCCGAAGTGCACATGATGGTGCTGCTGGTGGACGAGCGGCCTGAAGAAGTGACCGAAATGCAGCGCACCGTGAAGGGCGAGGTCATTGCCTCGACCTTCGACGAGCCCGCCGCGCGACACGTGCACGTGGCCGAAATGGTGATCGAGCGCGCCAAGCGCCTGGTCGAGCTCAAGAAAGACGTGGTGATCCTGCTCGACTCGATCACCCGCCTCGCCCGCGCCTACAACAACGTCGTGCCCTCGTCGGGCAAGGTGCTGACCGGCGGTGTCGACTCCAACGCGCTGCAGCGCCCCAAGCGCTTCCTGGGCGCGGCGCGCAACGTGGAAGAAGGCGGCTCGCTCACCATCATCGGCACCGCGCTGATCGACACCGGCAGCCGCATGGACGAAGTGATCTTCGAAGAGTTCAAGGGCACCGGCAACTCCGAAATCCACCTGGACCGCCGCCTGTACGAAAAGCGCGTGTTCCCGTCGATCCAGCTCAACCGCAGCGGCACGCGCCGCGAAGAGCTGCTGCTCGCCCCCGAGATCCTGCAGAAGACCCGCATCCTGCGCCAGCTCATGTACAACATGGACGAGATCGAGTCGATGGAGCTGATGCTCAAGAACATGAAGGCGACGAAAACGAATGTCGAGTTCTTCGACATGATGCGTCGCGGCGGCTGA
- the trxA gene encoding thioredoxin TrxA, whose product MASDLIKHISDSSFEADVLKSSQPVLVDYWAEWCGPCKMIAPILDEVSTAYEGKLQIAKLNVDENRDIPAKFGIRGIPTLMLFKDGQLAATKVGAMSKAQLTAFIDQQLA is encoded by the coding sequence ATGGCCAGCGACCTGATCAAACACATCTCCGATTCTTCCTTCGAAGCCGACGTGCTCAAGTCCAGCCAGCCCGTGCTGGTCGACTACTGGGCCGAATGGTGCGGCCCCTGCAAGATGATCGCACCCATCCTGGATGAAGTGTCGACCGCCTACGAAGGCAAGCTGCAGATCGCCAAGCTCAACGTGGACGAAAACCGCGACATTCCGGCCAAGTTCGGCATCCGCGGCATCCCCACGCTCATGCTGTTCAAGGACGGCCAGCTCGCCGCCACCAAGGTCGGCGCCATGAGCAAGGCGCAACTCACGGCCTTCATCGACCAGCAGCTCGCCTGA